In a genomic window of Desulfuromonas thiophila:
- a CDS encoding bifunctional diguanylate cyclase/phosphodiesterase, giving the protein MPEFSTEAQEPTGAETEGRQRQDEIAQLNQLIETLQQQLARQNRQIGQLEDELVDLRYDQQNDRQRLRLLEEAFQRAPLAQLQLDLQGHIVACNEKAAVFFQRQPEVLERTKLQSLLSRKALHHLLPVLRQLNESPHNPATVIKLLLERQDATPFLLLLAYLPHSDLLLALIQDLSLTAIAEQSDELARFALEQLREGVMITDRNGIILRINHAFSEITGYRAEEVCGHSATLLHSGRQDGSFYDKMWQSLRHHGWWAGELYNRRKNGEIYPQWLQICRIEEPLTRQLFYVGTFSDISDRKQQQQTLDRLAYYDPLTGLPNRCFLEQALRNQLARASSQDASGFCLLFIDLDRFKEVNDRFGHQEGDLVLKEAAQRITACVRDSDLVARIGGDEFVVLLPRLHNRDPLNKVTSQLLKTLQHPFEINDHRHHLGASIGAAFYPQHGQTQEDLLRRADAAMYRAKEAGRNRWRLFDPAEESHFLLLDDHKKFVWRVLEEPERFIHMHFQHIRCGRDAQRLFALEALLRLHQQQQEGINTQDFILAVEKNHLMEPLGEAIFAAICLFARQLDDADIDLPLCVNLSAQQIQNAQMVERLQQIARQQGVQFERCYFEITETAAMDNMARMRDSLGQLRDCGCRILLDDFGTGYASLLQLRDLPIDLIKLDKSFVAGIGKDRASEVVIEAMLAMSRAMQLGVVAEGVEQPHQADWLRAAGVDALQGYLFNRPCDGQTLLKELKSHDLGI; this is encoded by the coding sequence ATGCCTGAATTCAGCACCGAGGCCCAGGAACCGACGGGGGCGGAAACCGAAGGACGCCAGCGACAGGACGAGATCGCCCAGCTCAACCAGCTGATCGAAACCCTGCAGCAGCAGCTGGCCCGCCAGAACCGTCAGATCGGCCAGCTCGAGGACGAGTTGGTGGACCTGCGCTACGATCAGCAAAACGACCGGCAACGCCTGCGCCTGCTGGAAGAAGCCTTTCAACGGGCACCGCTGGCGCAGCTGCAACTGGACCTGCAGGGCCACATTGTTGCCTGCAACGAGAAAGCCGCCGTCTTTTTTCAGCGTCAGCCCGAGGTGCTGGAGCGTACCAAATTGCAGAGCCTGCTGTCGCGCAAGGCCCTGCACCACTTGCTGCCGGTGCTCCGGCAACTCAACGAGTCGCCCCACAACCCCGCCACCGTGATCAAGCTGTTGCTGGAACGACAGGATGCCACCCCCTTCCTGCTGCTGCTGGCCTATCTGCCGCACAGCGACCTGCTACTGGCCCTGATTCAGGATCTGAGCCTGACCGCCATTGCCGAGCAATCGGACGAACTGGCCCGATTCGCCCTGGAACAGCTGCGCGAGGGGGTGATGATCACCGACCGCAACGGCATCATTCTGCGGATCAATCACGCCTTCAGCGAAATCACCGGCTATCGCGCTGAAGAGGTCTGCGGCCACAGCGCCACCCTGCTGCACTCCGGCCGGCAGGACGGCAGCTTCTACGACAAGATGTGGCAAAGTCTGCGCCACCACGGCTGGTGGGCCGGAGAGCTGTACAACCGGCGCAAAAACGGCGAAATCTATCCCCAATGGCTGCAGATCTGCCGGATTGAGGAACCCCTGACCCGGCAGCTGTTCTACGTCGGCACCTTCAGCGACATCAGCGACCGCAAGCAGCAGCAGCAAACCCTTGACCGGCTGGCGTACTATGATCCGCTGACGGGGCTGCCGAACCGCTGTTTTCTGGAGCAGGCGCTGCGTAACCAGCTGGCCCGCGCCAGCAGCCAGGACGCCAGCGGCTTCTGCCTGCTGTTTATCGATCTGGACCGGTTCAAGGAGGTCAACGACCGCTTTGGTCATCAGGAGGGCGATCTGGTGCTGAAGGAAGCGGCCCAGCGCATCACCGCCTGCGTGCGTGACAGCGATCTGGTGGCGCGTATCGGCGGCGACGAGTTCGTCGTGCTGCTGCCGCGGCTGCACAACCGCGACCCCCTCAACAAGGTCACCAGCCAGCTGCTCAAAACACTGCAGCACCCCTTCGAGATCAATGACCACCGCCACCATCTGGGGGCGTCCATCGGTGCCGCCTTCTACCCGCAACACGGCCAGACCCAGGAGGATTTGCTGCGCCGGGCCGATGCCGCCATGTACCGCGCCAAGGAAGCCGGCCGCAACCGCTGGCGCCTGTTCGACCCGGCTGAGGAATCGCACTTTCTGCTGCTCGATGATCACAAGAAATTCGTCTGGCGGGTGTTGGAAGAACCGGAACGTTTCATCCACATGCATTTTCAGCATATTCGCTGTGGCCGCGACGCACAGCGGCTGTTTGCCCTCGAAGCCCTGCTGCGCCTGCACCAGCAGCAACAGGAAGGCATCAACACGCAGGATTTCATTCTGGCGGTGGAAAAAAACCACCTGATGGAGCCTTTGGGTGAAGCCATCTTCGCCGCCATCTGCCTCTTTGCCCGTCAACTTGACGATGCGGACATCGATCTGCCCCTGTGCGTCAACCTGTCGGCCCAGCAAATACAGAACGCCCAGATGGTCGAGCGCCTGCAGCAGATCGCCCGCCAGCAAGGCGTCCAATTCGAGCGCTGTTATTTTGAAATTACCGAAACCGCCGCCATGGACAACATGGCGCGCATGCGCGACAGCCTGGGCCAGCTGCGCGATTGCGGCTGCCGGATTCTGCTCGACGATTTCGGCACCGGCTATGCCTCGCTGCTGCAGCTGCGCGATCTGCCCATTGATCTGATCAAGCTCGACAAATCCTTTGTCGCCGGCATCGGCAAAGACCGCGCCAGCGAAGTGGTCATCGAGGCCATGCTGGCCATGAGCCGGGCCATGCAGCTGGGCGTGGTGGCCGAAGGGGTGGAACAGCCCCATCAGGCCGACTGGCTGCGGGCTGCCGGTGTCGATGCCCTGCAGGGCTATCTGTTCAACCGCCCCTGCGATGGCCAGACCCTGCTCAAGGAGCTCAAATCCCATGACCTCGGTATCTGA
- a CDS encoding CheR family methyltransferase, protein MTSPSPAELDPYWIGIGASAGGLDALKELLAELNDANDAIYIIAQHLDPKHPTILQDLLSRITHLPITLVEQDTVPRPGNIYLIAPGHNASVRDQSICLTPAAVVGPKPSITDLFTSMASDVAEKAIGVILSGTGSDGAQGMIAIKAAGGITLAQDETSAKYSGMPRAARETGFVDLVLSPRDIAREIRQFIRLNGKHRETLSTPKMRSNLEKIFQRLLDQTGYDFSGYKLKTVQRRIQRRMAVHKLITLDDYVTLLMASSTEVEELFKDMLISVTAFFRDPDAFAALAEIIDEMVDRCEAHGSLRVWVPGCANGEEAYSICILLQQAAARTRKELNLQLFATDIDEHALSLARRGIYSTNQIKDVDSEILKHYFQEKDGQYHISKRIRDQVVFARQNLIMDPPFSHLDLISCRNVLIYFNLETQQKILQTFHFALKPQSHLFLGKSESASNIAAELFEQRDKHCQIFRRRTIAASQRADHISSANRLMQSLNSTEPALLADESEPSLELLLEQLLLDKMVPAALVVDSQGHILHIRGQVSDYLTFPQGRIDTSVFNLARDDLKIDVRSLLQRAKREGRAASQALFYQRPERPCSLFLRVQQLDSSQHDDLFVLAFIDVDLDSQVQRLAGSLAGDSAALSHEQLTQEVAMFRDRLQSSIQDLETTNEELQSTNEELQSANEELQSANEELQTANEELQSTNEEISTVNQELEIKSFELEQVNNDLEKMLLSVDAAILFLDNRLRLQRYTRKAAELFGLGPEDLRQTVTSMGYAVDIPHLRQELLAVIEQESETCLPLQLESTPLQLRLVPYKADGDPVVGVMMFFEPPGKTMEGACICADPGSWLQIFNQHCPHALVSCDSQGLIRFVNDSFCQMFAYERPDLLGQNIDRLMPEPYRSQHDTYLKAFLRGESQGNVIGQWRTVTALHRDNRRFMVAVCVYPLESAIRQAGFIALFNPATVSFHA, encoded by the coding sequence ATGACCTCTCCCTCCCCAGCGGAACTGGACCCTTACTGGATTGGCATCGGCGCCTCGGCTGGCGGCCTCGATGCCCTCAAGGAACTGCTGGCTGAACTCAACGATGCCAACGACGCCATCTATATCATCGCCCAGCATCTTGACCCCAAGCATCCCACCATTTTGCAGGATCTGCTGTCGCGCATCACCCATCTGCCCATCACGCTGGTGGAGCAGGACACCGTGCCGCGGCCCGGCAATATCTATCTGATCGCGCCGGGCCATAACGCCAGTGTGCGCGACCAGAGCATCTGCCTGACCCCGGCGGCCGTGGTCGGCCCCAAGCCTTCCATCACCGACCTGTTCACCAGCATGGCCAGTGACGTGGCCGAAAAGGCCATCGGCGTCATTCTGTCGGGTACCGGCAGTGACGGTGCCCAGGGCATGATCGCCATCAAGGCCGCTGGCGGCATCACCCTGGCGCAGGACGAAACCAGCGCCAAATACAGCGGCATGCCGCGCGCCGCGCGTGAAACCGGTTTTGTCGACCTGGTGCTGTCACCACGCGACATTGCCCGTGAAATCCGCCAGTTCATCCGCCTCAACGGCAAGCACAGGGAAACCCTGTCAACCCCGAAGATGCGTTCCAATCTGGAAAAAATTTTTCAGCGGCTGCTCGATCAGACCGGCTACGACTTCAGCGGTTACAAGCTCAAGACCGTGCAGCGCCGTATCCAGCGCCGCATGGCGGTTCACAAACTGATTACCCTGGATGACTATGTCACCCTGCTGATGGCGTCATCGACCGAGGTGGAAGAGCTGTTCAAGGACATGCTGATTTCGGTAACCGCCTTCTTCCGCGATCCGGACGCCTTCGCCGCCCTGGCCGAAATCATCGACGAAATGGTCGATCGCTGCGAAGCCCACGGCAGCCTGCGCGTTTGGGTGCCGGGCTGCGCCAACGGCGAAGAGGCCTATTCCATCTGCATTCTGCTGCAGCAGGCTGCCGCACGGACGCGCAAGGAACTGAACCTGCAGCTTTTTGCCACCGATATTGATGAACACGCCCTGAGCCTGGCGCGACGCGGAATCTATTCCACCAATCAGATCAAGGATGTCGACAGCGAGATTCTCAAACATTATTTCCAGGAAAAGGATGGCCAGTACCACATCAGCAAGCGCATCCGCGACCAGGTGGTCTTCGCCCGCCAGAACCTGATCATGGACCCGCCATTCTCCCATCTCGACCTGATCAGCTGTCGCAACGTGCTGATCTATTTCAACCTGGAAACCCAGCAGAAGATTCTGCAAACCTTTCACTTTGCCCTCAAGCCCCAGTCGCATCTGTTTCTGGGCAAATCGGAATCGGCCAGCAACATCGCGGCCGAACTGTTTGAACAACGCGATAAACACTGCCAGATCTTCCGCCGCCGCACCATTGCCGCCAGTCAGCGCGCCGACCATATCAGCAGCGCCAACCGCCTGATGCAGAGCCTCAACAGCACCGAACCCGCCCTGCTGGCGGATGAAAGCGAGCCTTCGCTGGAACTGCTGCTGGAGCAGTTGCTGCTCGACAAGATGGTGCCGGCGGCGCTGGTGGTCGATTCCCAGGGCCACATTCTGCACATTCGCGGTCAGGTGTCTGACTATCTGACCTTTCCCCAGGGCCGCATCGATACCAGCGTCTTCAATCTGGCGCGGGATGATCTGAAAATCGATGTGCGCTCGCTGCTGCAACGGGCCAAGCGCGAGGGCCGCGCCGCCAGTCAGGCCCTGTTCTATCAGCGGCCGGAACGACCCTGCTCGCTGTTCCTGCGGGTGCAACAGCTGGACAGCTCCCAACATGACGATCTGTTCGTGCTGGCGTTTATCGATGTGGACCTCGATAGCCAGGTGCAGCGTCTTGCCGGAAGCCTGGCCGGTGACAGCGCCGCCCTCAGCCATGAACAGCTGACCCAGGAAGTCGCCATGTTCCGCGATCGGCTGCAAAGCTCGATTCAGGATCTGGAAACCACCAACGAGGAGTTGCAATCGACCAACGAAGAATTGCAGTCAGCCAACGAGGAGTTGCAATCGGCCAACGAGGAGTTGCAGACCGCCAACGAAGAGCTGCAATCCACCAACGAGGAAATCTCCACCGTCAATCAGGAGCTCGAAATCAAGTCCTTCGAGCTCGAACAGGTCAACAACGATCTGGAAAAAATGCTGCTGAGTGTTGACGCCGCCATCCTGTTTCTGGATAACCGCCTGCGCCTGCAGCGTTATACCCGCAAGGCCGCCGAACTGTTCGGGCTTGGTCCGGAGGATCTGCGCCAGACGGTCACCAGCATGGGTTATGCCGTCGATATTCCCCATCTGCGCCAGGAACTGCTGGCCGTCATCGAACAGGAGAGCGAGACCTGTCTGCCGCTGCAGCTGGAATCAACCCCCCTGCAGCTGCGGCTGGTGCCCTACAAGGCCGATGGCGATCCGGTGGTGGGCGTGATGATGTTTTTCGAACCGCCCGGCAAAACCATGGAAGGCGCCTGCATCTGTGCTGATCCGGGCAGCTGGCTGCAGATTTTCAATCAGCACTGCCCCCATGCCCTGGTCAGCTGCGACAGCCAGGGTCTGATCCGTTTTGTCAACGACAGCTTCTGCCAAATGTTTGCCTACGAACGCCCCGACCTGCTCGGCCAGAACATCGACCGGCTGATGCCCGAGCCCTACCGCAGCCAGCATGACACCTATCTCAAGGCCTTTTTGCGCGGCGAAAGCCAGGGCAATGTCATTGGCCAGTGGCGCACGGTCACGGCACTGCACCGTGACAACCGCCGCTTCATGGTCGCCGTCTGCGTCTACCCGCTGGAATCGGCCATCCGCCAGGCAGGCTTTATCGCCCTGTTCAACCCGGCAACGGTCAGCTTCCATGCCTGA
- a CDS encoding AsmA family protein, with protein MIRSVKIVAIIAGLLLLVVIALPLLAKLLISPEQIRARVLPLAEQALGRQVELGAIDIRLFSGIQLQDLRIKEQDGQTDFVRTKEASLRYRLWPLLQLRLEVDEIRLVEPQIRLQRLADGRFNFSDLLAAPATAKEQAAAEPPVKTLGTDSGATPAIPLNLNIASLQLQDAELLWFDAAVNPTTPLQYRIDQVQLGASDIDLTRPFPFEFRARLGGAPLQLDGQVDLIRQQISLRLQLDQFDVLPLRPYLQDPLPGQLNALRLSLDLQAEGSPDQLRSSGSLRLDPLSLRLAAEPALSFNNSTLALRYALEFNRPGQQLDLEQAEIDFNGIVASATGRIEALNRQPRLDLQVQLAPLDLRQALKALPQELAQQLTTVDPAGSLSLQAQISGTADQGARLLQQARIELRQVQANVGSLRPSLSGPVQIQGDRLNAAELLLLAGPNQARIELQGENLFGKPIRLQQKITSERFDVDALLAASAAPAQVAGKQPTPTGKAPAKVAEELGPFDLPLQLDGQVQITEARYRGLTIRNFELRYHLLDNQLTIENLTGQTLGGSFSQQGRVDLRRKGLAYQTKTTLQGLQADPLVSALLPAAAGTLFGQLDLNLDLNGQGTLSDSLRQNLSGNGSIKLADGRLSGNQLTRDLAAFLQLDELRELVFRQVDGRIQLDRGRVKIDSVFDSSRLRMKPQGQVGLDGSLDLTLGASLAPELMQKLDRKGSFSRLLTGADGWGQLPLKLSGSYSAPRFALDSRALGQQAGQQLQQQLLQKLLPPQPSDTTATASDATAPPAENPPPAEQQPANLLDQAVRGLFQRQ; from the coding sequence ATGATCCGTTCTGTGAAAATCGTGGCGATTATCGCCGGCCTGCTGCTGCTCGTGGTCATCGCCCTGCCACTGCTGGCCAAGCTGCTGATCAGCCCGGAACAGATCCGCGCCCGGGTGCTGCCGCTGGCCGAACAGGCCCTCGGCCGGCAGGTCGAACTCGGCGCCATCGATATCCGCCTGTTTTCCGGCATCCAGCTGCAGGATCTGCGTATCAAGGAGCAGGATGGCCAGACCGACTTCGTGCGCACCAAGGAAGCGAGCCTGCGTTACCGGTTGTGGCCCCTGCTGCAGCTGCGCCTGGAGGTCGACGAAATCCGGCTGGTCGAACCCCAAATCCGCCTGCAGCGCCTGGCTGACGGCCGGTTTAACTTTTCCGATCTGCTGGCCGCTCCCGCCACGGCAAAAGAACAGGCTGCAGCCGAGCCTCCGGTAAAAACCCTGGGCACAGACAGCGGCGCCACACCGGCCATTCCTCTCAACCTCAACATCGCCAGCCTGCAACTGCAGGATGCCGAACTGCTGTGGTTCGACGCTGCCGTCAATCCGACAACGCCCCTGCAGTACCGGATCGACCAGGTTCAGCTCGGCGCCAGCGACATTGACCTGACCCGGCCCTTTCCGTTCGAATTCCGTGCCCGGCTTGGCGGCGCGCCCCTGCAGCTCGACGGCCAAGTCGACCTGATACGACAGCAAATCAGCCTGCGGCTGCAGCTCGATCAATTCGATGTGCTGCCGCTGCGGCCCTACCTGCAAGACCCGTTGCCAGGCCAGCTCAACGCGCTGCGGCTCAGCCTTGACCTGCAGGCCGAAGGCAGCCCCGACCAGCTGCGCAGCAGCGGCAGCCTGCGGCTCGATCCGCTGAGCCTGCGTCTTGCCGCCGAGCCAGCACTGAGCTTTAACAACAGCACACTGGCACTGCGCTACGCCCTTGAGTTCAACCGGCCGGGCCAGCAGCTGGACCTGGAGCAGGCCGAAATCGATTTCAATGGCATTGTCGCCAGCGCCACTGGCCGGATTGAGGCCCTGAATCGCCAGCCCCGCCTGGATCTGCAGGTGCAACTGGCCCCGCTCGACCTGCGCCAGGCCCTCAAGGCTCTGCCGCAGGAACTGGCACAGCAGCTGACCACCGTCGATCCGGCCGGCAGCCTCAGCCTGCAGGCCCAAATCAGCGGCACGGCCGATCAGGGCGCCCGCCTGCTACAGCAGGCCCGTATCGAACTGCGGCAAGTGCAGGCCAATGTCGGCAGCCTGCGTCCGAGCCTTAGCGGTCCGGTGCAAATCCAGGGGGACCGTCTCAACGCAGCGGAACTGCTCCTACTGGCCGGCCCCAATCAGGCCCGCATTGAACTGCAGGGAGAAAACCTGTTCGGCAAACCCATCCGCCTGCAACAGAAAATCACCTCTGAGCGCTTTGATGTCGATGCCCTGCTTGCTGCCAGTGCCGCCCCGGCCCAAGTCGCCGGCAAGCAGCCGACGCCGACCGGCAAAGCCCCCGCCAAGGTCGCCGAAGAACTCGGCCCCTTCGATCTTCCTCTGCAACTTGATGGCCAGGTTCAGATCACCGAAGCCCGTTACAGGGGGCTGACGATCCGCAATTTCGAACTGCGCTACCACCTGCTCGACAACCAGCTGACGATCGAAAACCTCACCGGCCAGACCCTCGGCGGCAGCTTCAGTCAGCAGGGCCGCGTCGATCTCAGACGCAAGGGGCTGGCTTACCAGACCAAAACAACATTGCAGGGCCTGCAGGCTGACCCGCTGGTGAGCGCCCTGCTGCCCGCTGCCGCCGGCACCCTGTTCGGCCAGCTCGATCTGAACCTTGATCTCAACGGTCAGGGCACCCTGAGCGACAGTCTACGCCAGAATCTCTCAGGCAACGGCTCCATCAAGCTGGCCGACGGTCGCCTGAGCGGCAACCAGCTCACCCGCGACCTGGCAGCCTTCCTGCAGCTTGACGAACTGCGCGAACTGGTTTTCAGGCAGGTTGACGGCCGGATACAGCTCGACCGTGGCCGGGTCAAAATCGACAGTGTTTTCGACAGCAGCCGGCTGCGCATGAAACCCCAGGGCCAAGTCGGCCTGGACGGCAGCCTCGATCTGACCCTCGGCGCCAGCCTGGCACCGGAGCTCATGCAAAAGCTCGACCGCAAAGGCAGCTTCAGCCGCCTGTTGACCGGTGCCGACGGCTGGGGCCAGCTGCCGCTGAAACTGTCCGGCAGCTACAGCGCACCGCGTTTTGCCTTGGACAGCCGCGCCCTCGGCCAGCAGGCAGGTCAGCAATTGCAACAACAGCTGCTGCAGAAACTTCTGCCACCCCAACCCAGCGACACAACCGCAACGGCCAGCGATGCCACAGCCCCGCCAGCAGAAAATCCACCGCCAGCCGAACAGCAACCCGCCAACCTGCTCGACCAGGCCGTGCGGGGGCTGTTCCAACGTCAATAA
- a CDS encoding UDP-N-acetylmuramyl pentapeptide phosphotransferase: MDSVSCCASCPALGGVVLLLLVLLAGLLCWLGCRLLWWLAPQLGWLDVPVARSSHRWPTAKGAGLALLLALLLCQALLQLLLPELRLDAPLLLALLAMAGLGFLADRTRLAAGWRLLGHLLVAAALLWGEGFPPVSGLALLLFVAGSSNCYNFMDGINGLAGLTGLTAFAALLLYGLTIAGLPPAAPELVLAAVLVAACGAFLPWNLPQARLFLGDVGSLLLGFAFAALVVRLADGWASFLLLAGFLLPFYADEASSMVLRLRRGQSLLRPHRSHLYQLLANEVGWSHGRVSLLYVLVQLLLISLLLWQRHHPVVLLLLWLVTFAVFGALSAWLQRRLPFVGNENP; this comes from the coding sequence ATGGATTCTGTGAGCTGTTGCGCAAGCTGTCCCGCGCTTGGTGGCGTTGTCCTGCTGTTGCTGGTACTGCTTGCCGGTTTGTTGTGCTGGCTGGGTTGTCGTCTGCTGTGGTGGCTGGCGCCGCAACTGGGCTGGCTGGATGTGCCGGTGGCGCGCAGTTCCCACCGGTGGCCGACGGCCAAAGGGGCCGGGCTGGCCTTGTTGCTGGCGTTGCTGCTGTGTCAGGCTCTGCTGCAACTGCTGTTGCCGGAGCTGCGTCTTGATGCGCCACTGTTGCTGGCCCTGCTGGCCATGGCCGGTCTGGGTTTTCTGGCCGATCGTACCCGGCTGGCGGCTGGCTGGCGGCTGCTGGGGCATCTGCTGGTGGCGGCCGCTCTGCTCTGGGGCGAAGGCTTTCCCCCTGTTTCCGGCCTGGCGCTGCTGCTGTTTGTGGCTGGCAGCAGCAACTGCTATAACTTCATGGATGGCATCAATGGCCTGGCTGGCCTGACTGGCCTGACGGCCTTTGCTGCCCTGCTGCTGTATGGTCTGACCATCGCCGGCTTGCCGCCAGCGGCGCCGGAGCTGGTTCTGGCCGCCGTGCTGGTGGCGGCCTGTGGCGCTTTTCTGCCCTGGAATCTGCCGCAGGCGCGGCTGTTCCTGGGCGATGTCGGCAGCCTGTTGCTGGGTTTTGCCTTTGCCGCGCTGGTGGTTCGGCTGGCGGACGGTTGGGCCAGCTTTTTGTTGCTGGCGGGTTTTCTACTGCCCTTTTATGCCGATGAAGCCAGCTCCATGGTGCTGCGGCTGCGGCGCGGACAGAGCCTGCTGCGGCCTCATCGCAGCCATCTGTATCAGTTGCTGGCCAACGAGGTCGGTTGGTCGCATGGGCGTGTCAGCCTGCTCTATGTGTTGGTGCAATTGCTGCTGATAAGCCTGTTGCTGTGGCAGCGGCATCATCCGGTGGTTCTTTTGCTGCTTTGGCTGGTGACCTTTGCGGTGTTTGGCGCTCTGTCGGCCTGGTTGCAGCGACGTCTGCCTTTTGTCGGAAACGAGAATCCGTGA
- a CDS encoding polysaccharide biosynthesis protein, whose protein sequence is MNPFLLYNRRLLIALVQALLIALALWLALALRYDVPLPPAVNIQWQQLVPVALVLKIVLFYVCGLFRGWWRYISLDDLLVLLRGNLLASLALALVVRLAGTRLGLSPALPLAVLLLDGLLCFLLMTAVRVLTRLFRERYYPHADVASQQPVRLLLAGAGRAGQAIARELRFSRQPGYQLVGFVDDDEAKQKTSFQGVAVLGRCDELPQLCQRYDITQVIIAIPSAQRQQIRRLVELCRSARVTSKILPSVSELIDGSVSVNLVKDVALEDLLGRQPVRLDTAGIAACLRDQVVFVSGAGGSIGSELCRQIARFAPARLILFENAETPLFAIEQELVQRFPRVPIVPVLGDIRYRARVEAIFDEQMPQVVFHAAAYKHVPMVECNPAEAVNNNIRGTQVLAETSSRFGVDRFVMISTDKAVNPTSIMGATKRVAEQLVQALARRSRTCFVTVRFGNVLGSNGSVVPIFKEQIARGGPVTVTHPEVTRFFMTIPEATQLVLQAAAMGQGGEIFLLDMGEPMKVLHLAEELIRLSGKVPYREIAIQYTGLRPGEKLYEELLLAAEGVKSTPHEKICIAAGVCAQDENLLLLQVEQLYSAARRLDLTAVVEGLRQLVPEFKSERMGPCRHRPQPVRPIDAGTAGGGIEG, encoded by the coding sequence GTGAATCCTTTTTTACTGTATAACCGTCGCCTGCTGATTGCGCTGGTGCAGGCGTTGCTGATTGCCCTGGCGCTGTGGCTGGCGCTGGCGTTGCGCTACGATGTGCCCCTGCCACCGGCAGTGAACATTCAGTGGCAGCAGCTGGTGCCCGTGGCGCTGGTCCTGAAGATTGTCCTGTTCTATGTCTGCGGTTTGTTTCGCGGCTGGTGGCGCTACATTTCGCTGGATGATTTACTGGTGTTGTTGCGCGGCAACCTGCTGGCCTCGCTGGCCCTGGCGCTGGTGGTCAGGCTGGCGGGAACGCGTCTGGGGCTGTCACCGGCGCTGCCGCTGGCGGTGCTGCTGCTTGATGGTTTGCTGTGCTTTCTGTTGATGACCGCCGTGCGGGTGTTAACGCGCCTGTTTCGCGAGCGCTACTATCCTCACGCCGATGTGGCGTCCCAGCAGCCGGTTCGGTTGCTGTTGGCCGGCGCCGGTCGTGCCGGTCAGGCCATTGCCCGCGAATTGCGTTTCAGCCGTCAGCCCGGCTATCAGCTGGTCGGTTTTGTAGACGATGATGAGGCCAAGCAGAAAACCAGTTTCCAGGGGGTGGCAGTGCTGGGCCGTTGTGACGAATTGCCCCAGTTGTGCCAGCGGTACGACATCACCCAGGTGATCATCGCCATTCCCTCGGCCCAGCGCCAGCAGATCCGCCGGCTGGTGGAGCTGTGCCGCAGCGCGCGGGTTACCAGCAAGATTCTGCCCAGCGTCAGCGAGCTCATTGATGGCAGTGTCAGCGTCAATCTGGTGAAGGATGTGGCGTTGGAGGATCTGCTCGGTCGTCAACCGGTACGGCTCGATACTGCCGGCATCGCCGCCTGTTTGCGTGACCAGGTGGTGTTTGTCAGTGGCGCCGGCGGCAGCATTGGCAGTGAACTCTGTCGTCAGATCGCCCGTTTTGCTCCGGCCCGCCTGATTCTGTTCGAGAATGCTGAAACGCCGCTGTTTGCCATCGAACAGGAACTGGTGCAGCGGTTTCCCCGGGTGCCCATTGTGCCGGTGCTGGGCGATATTCGTTACCGGGCACGGGTTGAAGCCATCTTCGATGAGCAGATGCCGCAGGTGGTGTTTCACGCCGCGGCCTATAAACATGTGCCGATGGTGGAATGCAACCCGGCCGAGGCGGTCAACAACAACATCCGCGGTACCCAGGTGCTGGCGGAAACCTCCAGCCGGTTCGGGGTTGATCGTTTTGTGATGATCTCAACGGACAAGGCGGTCAATCCCACCAGCATCATGGGTGCCACCAAGCGGGTGGCGGAGCAGTTGGTGCAGGCGCTGGCACGGCGCAGCCGTACCTGCTTTGTCACGGTGCGTTTCGGCAATGTGCTGGGCAGCAACGGCAGCGTGGTGCCCATCTTCAAGGAACAGATCGCCCGGGGTGGACCGGTGACCGTGACCCATCCGGAGGTGACCCGTTTCTTCATGACCATTCCTGAGGCTACCCAACTGGTGTTGCAGGCGGCGGCCATGGGCCAGGGCGGCGAAATCTTTTTGCTCGACATGGGCGAACCGATGAAGGTGCTGCATCTGGCCGAGGAACTGATCCGGTTGTCGGGCAAGGTGCCTTACCGCGAGATCGCCATCCAGTATACCGGCCTGCGGCCGGGGGAGAAGCTCTACGAGGAACTGCTGCTGGCGGCCGAGGGGGTCAAGAGCACGCCGCACGAGAAGATCTGTATCGCTGCCGGGGTCTGCGCCCAGGATGAGAACCTGTTGCTGCTCCAGGTCGAACAGCTCTACAGTGCCGCCCGTCGGCTCGACTTGACGGCGGTGGTGGAGGGGCTGCGCCAGCTGGTGCCCGAATTCAAGTCGGAACGGATGGGGCCGTGCCGCCACCGACCACAGCCTGTTCGGCCGATTGACGCCGGCACGGCGGGCGGTGGCATTGAAGGCTGA